In a single window of the Nycticebus coucang isolate mNycCou1 chromosome 13, mNycCou1.pri, whole genome shotgun sequence genome:
- the KCNV1 gene encoding potassium voltage-gated channel subfamily V member 1: MELPPRGRAPDSPLDSGSLTSLESSVFCSEGEGEPLALGDCFTVNVGGSRFVLSQQALSCFPHTRLGKLAVVVASYRRPGALAAVPSPLELCDDANPVDNEYFFDRSSQAFRYVLHYYRTGRLHVMEQLCALSFLQEIQYWGIDELSIDSCCRDRYFRRKELSETLDFKKDAEDQESHHESEQDFSQGPCPTVRQKLWNILEKPGSSTAARIFGVISIIFVAVSIVNMALMSAELSWLDLQLLEILEYVCISWFTGEFVLRFLCVRDRCRFLRKVPNIIDLLAILPFYITLLVESLSGSQTTQELENVGRIVQVLRLLRALRMLKLGRHSTGLRSLGMTITQCYEEVGLLLLFLSVGISIFSTVEYFAEQSIPDTTFTSVPCAWWWATTSMTTVGYGDIRPDTTTGKIVAFMCILSGILVLALPIAIINDRFSACYFTLKLKEAAVRQREALKKLTKNIATDSYISVNLRDVYARSIMEMLRLKGRERASTRSSGGDDFWF, from the exons ATGGAGCTGCCTCCCCGCGGCCGAGCGCCGGACTCGCCGCTGGACAGCGGCTCCCTGACCTCTCTGGAGTCCAGTGTCTTCTGCAGCGAGGGCGAAGGGGAGCCCCTGGCTCTCGGGGACTGCTTTACTGTCAACGTGGGCGGCAGTCGCTTCGTGCTCTCGCAGCAGGCGCTGTCCTGCTTCCCGCACACGCGCCTCGGCAAGCTGGCGGTGGTGGTGGCTTCCTACCGCCGCCCTGGGGCACTGGCCGCCGTGCCCAGCCCTCTGGAGCTTTGCGATGACGCTAACCCGGTGGACAACGAGTACTTCTTCGACCGCAGCTCGCAGGCGTTCCGCTATGTCCTGCACTACTACCGCACTGGCCGCCTGCACGTCATGGAGCAGCTGTGCGCGCTCTCCTTTCTGCAGGAGATCCAGTACTGGGGCATCGACGAGCTCAGCATCGACTCCTGCTGCAGGGACAG ATACTTCAGAAGAAAGGAGTTGAGTGAAACTTTAGACTTCAAGAAGGACGCAGAAGACCAAGAGAGTCATCATGAGAGTGAGCAGGACTTCTCACAAGGCCCTTGCCCCACTGTCCGGCAGAAGCTCTGGAATATCCTGGAGAAGCCTGGGTCTTCCACAGCTGCCCGAATCTTTGGGGTCATCTCCATCATCTTCGTGGCGGTGTCCATTGTCAACATGGCTCTGATGTCAGCTGAGTTAAGCTGGCTGGACCTGCAGCTTCTGGAGATCCTGGAGTACGTGTGCATCAGCTGGTTCACCGGCGAGTTTGTCCTGCGCTTCCTCTGCGTACGGGACAGATGCCGCTTCCTGAGAAAGGTGCCCAACATCATAGACCTCCTGGCCATCTTGCCCTTCTACATCACTCTTCTAGTGGAAAGCCTGAGCGGGAGCCAGACCACACAAGAGCTGGAAAACGTGGGGCGCATAGTCCAGGTTTTGAGACTGCTGAGGGCTCTGCGCATGCTAAAGTTGGGCAGACATTCTACAG GTTTACGCTCTCTTGGGATGACCATCACCCAGTGTTACGAGGAAGTTGGCCTGCTACTCCTATTTCTGTCTGTGGGAATTTCCATATTTTCAACTGTAGAATACTTCGCTGAGCAAAGTATTCCGGACACAACATTCACAAGTGTCCCTTGTGCATGGTGGTGGGCCACAACATCTATGACTACCGTGGGCTATGGGGACATTAGACCAGACACCACCACAGGCAAAATTGTGGCCTTCATGTGTATATTATCTGGAATCCTTGTCTTGGCCTTGCCAATTGCTATTATTAACGATCGCTTCTCTGCTTGCTACTTCACCTTGAAACTCAAGGAGGCAGCTGTTAGACAGCGTGAAGCTCTGAAGAAGCTCACCAAGAATATAGCCACTGACTCATATATCAGCGTTAATTTAAGAGATGTCTATGCCCGTAGTATCATGGAGATGCTCCgattaaaaggcagagaaagagcaAGCACTAGGAGCAGCGGGGGAGATGATTTCTGGTTTTGa